CGAGGACCCGTCCCCAATTGACTGATCCCCATGTCAAAAGTCACTGTTGTCGGAGCCACGGGAAGGCTTGGCTCTTTTGCTTCTCATTCCATCTCAGGTATCCCTCACGTCGATGAGGTGCTTCTCATGGGGCGGCCTGGCAGGGAACAATCTCTTGCAGGTCTCTGTCATGATCTCACAGACTCGTGCGCCGCACGCGGGATAGGGACGGCCTTTACCTGGAGCACACGCCCCGAAGACTATGCCGACTCAGACGTTGTCGTGGTCACGGCAGGGGTGCCGCGCCAGGAAGGACAGGACCGTATCGACCTCGCCCTCGGGAACGCCCGGATCATCGCTCCGATCGCCGAAGAGGTCGGCAGCCACGCTCCTGAAGCGATCGTCCTCATGATCACGAACCCGGTCGATGTGATGACCGCGGTCTTTCTCCGGTACTCGAGGATGGACCCGAGACAGGTCTTCGGTCTGGGCACCCACCTGGACTCTATGCGGCTGAAGGCACTGATCGCCGACCACTTCCACGTCCATGTGAGCGAGGTCCACACACGCATCATCGGCGAACACGGCGATAGCATGGTCCCGCTCTGGTCCGCGACGACGATCGGCGGCATCAGGATCTCGAACCTGCCGGCGTTTTCCAGCCTCCCGATGGAGGATATGGTGAACAGGGTCAAAAGCAGCGGCAGTTTCATCATCAAAAACAGCGGGGCAACGGTCTATGGGCCGGGCGACGCCATCGCAACCCTGATCCAGACGGTCCTTGCAAACGAGAACAGGATCCTCACGGTCTCCTGTTACATCAAGAGCGAGGTCCACAATGTCGGGAACACCTGCATCGGCGTACCGGCACGGGTCAACCGCGAGGGCGTATTCCCTGTGGCGATCAGGATCGAGGAGAACGAACTGGCCGCGTTCCGCGCCTCGGTCGAGAAGATCCGCGGCATCACGCAGCAGGTCCTGGAAAAAATGGACGAGATCAGATCATCCGATTGACGTCGGTGATCTCGGCGCTTGCAATGCCTTCGACGGCGGCGAGTTTCGACTCCAGGGCGTCGGTGGCGCCTTCTTCATCCTCGATGACGGCGGCGACCTTGAGAGCGAAGAGCCCGAAACCGATCGGTTCTTCCCTGACGTCGTCAATGCCCGGAACTGTGGCCTTGATGGCCGTCTTGAGGTCTTCAACCGCAATTTCGGCTGATTCAGGCATGAGTTTCAGAATGACGGCGACTTTTCCCATGTTTATGGCCCCTGGTACCCGCATTTTTCACAGGTGTAGGCGATGCTCTGTTCCCTGCACTGGGCACAGCGCCTGATCTCGTTCCCACAGCCGGGGCAGTTAAACCTGGTCGCACCACGTTCGACGAGGGGTGCGTTGCATGACGTGCATTTTTCCATAGCCATAGATAAACCCCAATTAAGAGTTAGTGATCTTTGCATCTTATGTGCAATTAAATGCTCGGGTGGACGCGGGTACAGGGCACGCCCTCACCTTCGAGGAGTCGGAGGAGGCGGCCTTCGACCCGGCCGTTCACGATCCATGCGGGAATGTGGTGGTCGAAGAGGTACGGGAGGAGGAGGGGGTCGACCTCGTCGCAGGGGAAGGGCTCGCGGACTGCGGCGAGGGGGACGCCGCCGCGCGTCAGGCTGTCCACCGACTTGACCAGGACAAGAGAGGCCCCGGTCTCCCGGGCGGCCCAGGCGGCGATGGTGTCCGAGGTGACGGCCCAGGAGTGCGGGAGGGGGTCGTGCGCCCTGAGGGCGGCGTAGGGGAGGAAGACCGCCGGGCTCTCGGGCACGGCGAGGTCGGCGGTCACCGGGATGCCGAAGGAGGAGAGGTACCAGCCGTAGGCCTCCATGGCGGCGACCGCCATCCAGTGGGCAGGGGTGTCGGGCGGCGCGAGGGTCCTGACGGCGTCGGCGAACTGCCCGCCGCCGGGCACGATCAGGGCCGGCACCCCGGCGTCGAGCACCTCTCCGACCACGGCGGCGGCGCGGTCTGTCAGGCTCCCCCCGACCTTGACGACGACTGGCAGGTCCATGATCCGCGTGGACCGGCTGATTATAAAAACCCGGGGGGAGGAACGAAGAGTATGCGGACGGCCATCGTCATCTTCCTCCTCGCTCTTCTCGCCGGGATGGCCGGGGCGGTCCAGATCGTGGCGTTCTGCCCGGACCCCTACCTTTCCGGCGAGTCCGACGAGTACGTCGTCCTCGACGGGGCCGGGAGCCTGCACGGTATCGAGATCACCGACGGCGAGGGGAGTGTCCGTTTCCCTGAAGGGAGCGTTATTGACGGGCGTATCGTCGTCGCACGGGAGGCGGCCGGGTATGTCAGGGCCCACGGCAGTCTCCCCGACTACGAGGTCGTCGACACCGATGCGGCGGTCCCCGACATGGAGAGGAGAGGAGACTTCAGGCTCGCGAACAAGCAGGACAGCCTCACCCTCCTTGTCGGCGGGGCGGCCGTCCAGAAGGTCGGGTGGCCCGGCGACGTGGTGCCGCGGCAGGGGCAGGTCCATACTCTCGTGGACGGCAGATGGGACCCCAGGCCCTTCTTCATCGGCCAGTCCGACTTCGCCCCGCAGACCTTCGAGAATGTCACGGTGACCCTCTTCGTCTCCCCGGACTGCTCGTACGGGGTGCTCTCCGACGCGGTCGCCGCGGCGCGGGAGAGCATCGACGTGAATGTCTACGAGTTCACTCACCCCGGCATCGCGGGGATGCTCGCCGGCGCCGCGGGCCGCGGGGTCGACGTCTCGGTCCTTGTCGAGGGCGGGCCTGTCGGGGGCATCAGCCCTGAGGGGAAGGGCGTCGCCCGGATGCTCGCCGGGCACGGTGTTCCGGTGATGATGATGGAGACGGCGGGCGACGTCCATGCCCGCTACCGCTTCGACCACGCGAAGTACATGGTGGTCGACGGGAGGA
Above is a genomic segment from Methanofollis sp. containing:
- a CDS encoding elongation factor 1-beta: MGKVAVILKLMPESAEIAVEDLKTAIKATVPGIDDVREEPIGFGLFALKVAAVIEDEEGATDALESKLAAVEGIASAEITDVNRMI
- a CDS encoding phospholipase D-like domain-containing protein; translated protein: MRTAIVIFLLALLAGMAGAVQIVAFCPDPYLSGESDEYVVLDGAGSLHGIEITDGEGSVRFPEGSVIDGRIVVAREAAGYVRAHGSLPDYEVVDTDAAVPDMERRGDFRLANKQDSLTLLVGGAAVQKVGWPGDVVPRQGQVHTLVDGRWDPRPFFIGQSDFAPQTFENVTVTLFVSPDCSYGVLSDAVAAARESIDVNVYEFTHPGIAGMLAGAAGRGVDVSVLVEGGPVGGISPEGKGVARMLAGHGVPVMMMETAGDVHARYRFDHAKYMVVDGRSVLVMSENFKESGVPEAGERGNRGWGAWVQDTGVAGYFAEVYRADSTGGDVVPAPQGGNVAATGGGNYEVRFSPETVHGARVTPVIAPDTSDLVRQMIAGAGERVLIEQAYITNSTAGGPNRYLAEAINASRRGVSVQVLLDSAWFNVEGEKDNDEMAAWINEFARSEGLPIEARCVDLAEANLEKVHTKGVVVDDRSVLVSSINWNDNSPDFNREAGVIVEHPEAAAYFARVFAADWEAGTRVGGDAGFDYRIVAAVGVMILFAALYVVRKMWER
- a CDS encoding uridylate kinase is translated as MDLPVVVKVGGSLTDRAAAVVGEVLDAGVPALIVPGGGQFADAVRTLAPPDTPAHWMAVAAMEAYGWYLSSFGIPVTADLAVPESPAVFLPYAALRAHDPLPHSWAVTSDTIAAWAARETGASLVLVKSVDSLTRGGVPLAAVREPFPCDEVDPLLLPYLFDHHIPAWIVNGRVEGRLLRLLEGEGVPCTRVHPSI
- a CDS encoding zinc finger domain-containing protein, producing the protein MAMEKCTSCNAPLVERGATRFNCPGCGNEIRRCAQCREQSIAYTCEKCGYQGP
- a CDS encoding malate dehydrogenase — its product is MSKVTVVGATGRLGSFASHSISGIPHVDEVLLMGRPGREQSLAGLCHDLTDSCAARGIGTAFTWSTRPEDYADSDVVVVTAGVPRQEGQDRIDLALGNARIIAPIAEEVGSHAPEAIVLMITNPVDVMTAVFLRYSRMDPRQVFGLGTHLDSMRLKALIADHFHVHVSEVHTRIIGEHGDSMVPLWSATTIGGIRISNLPAFSSLPMEDMVNRVKSSGSFIIKNSGATVYGPGDAIATLIQTVLANENRILTVSCYIKSEVHNVGNTCIGVPARVNREGVFPVAIRIEENELAAFRASVEKIRGITQQVLEKMDEIRSSD